A genomic segment from Microbulbifer elongatus encodes:
- a CDS encoding alpha/beta hydrolase family protein, protein MEILKRLAVSLLFLCSLESVSAAVEPYPLDYWALRDVISNVEVSPDGKHVALLKIPTKDGDPIIEVYPSDDLDAEPYRVNSHPMEIQGFFWLSNDVIGMNLRQKVRDRIEGFNEGVYEYLLASVDIKRKKMKKYDQLGAELEHVLPNNDRRIIFSYIPGGDKSRLNKAFRPRTYYEMDLKSGAKKLILRGKLDMGQVEFDIDGNPWLARGFDVGKGEYVWYQRVTNSGKWQEFYRLSEDSFETFEVEGFDDRQPHIFYVRANQGDDKIGLWEYDVRKGDFGELIYRRSDVDVAAVRFHSNEWKNRDSVVGVVYAKDNIKVEYFDELEMATTRQLQGIIPESHYLRINSRSRDGASLTIYNVGPRDPGTYYLLHAGKLTKVGSRQPLLEPENLAEVRYIEYQARDGRTIPAYLTIPNGKPPFPAIVMPHGGPFVSEVVVYDEWAQMLANNGYIVLQPQYRGSKGFGLEHYTSAFVNGGQGGYKMQDDKDDGMLYLVDQGWAEKDRLAMFGWSYGGYAALVAAARDDQIYQCVIAGAAVSDNQMQVNYYRDRLRGASKIEQLGMWDDSVSPIEQAANVNVPVLLIHGSVDQRVPPEHAERYRKALDKNGRVYKYVELDGADHFSNTLFYEHQKTLYESMISYLASDCGEGGL, encoded by the coding sequence ATGGAAATACTGAAAAGGCTGGCCGTTTCTCTATTGTTCTTATGTAGCTTGGAATCGGTGTCCGCGGCTGTCGAGCCCTATCCGTTGGATTACTGGGCTCTGCGCGATGTGATCAGTAATGTCGAGGTTTCGCCAGACGGGAAGCACGTTGCTTTGCTGAAAATACCAACCAAAGATGGCGATCCGATTATTGAGGTGTATCCGTCAGATGACCTGGATGCCGAGCCCTACCGGGTCAACTCACATCCAATGGAGATTCAAGGATTTTTCTGGTTGAGCAATGACGTGATTGGGATGAATCTTCGTCAGAAAGTGCGCGATCGTATCGAAGGGTTCAATGAAGGGGTATATGAATATCTTCTCGCTTCGGTAGATATCAAACGAAAAAAAATGAAAAAGTACGATCAGTTGGGTGCTGAACTGGAGCATGTGCTCCCGAACAACGATCGTCGCATTATCTTTTCCTACATTCCGGGAGGCGATAAAAGTCGTTTGAACAAGGCATTTCGTCCTCGCACTTACTATGAGATGGATCTGAAGTCCGGTGCCAAGAAATTGATCTTGCGTGGCAAGCTGGATATGGGGCAGGTAGAGTTTGATATCGATGGTAATCCGTGGCTGGCACGGGGTTTCGATGTTGGCAAGGGCGAGTACGTTTGGTACCAGCGGGTTACTAATTCTGGAAAGTGGCAGGAATTCTATCGACTCAGCGAGGATAGTTTTGAAACCTTCGAAGTGGAGGGTTTTGATGACAGGCAACCTCACATTTTTTATGTACGTGCAAACCAGGGTGATGACAAAATTGGACTTTGGGAATACGACGTGCGCAAAGGAGACTTCGGTGAGCTGATCTATCGTCGCAGTGATGTGGATGTTGCTGCTGTCCGTTTTCATAGCAACGAATGGAAGAATAGAGATTCTGTAGTTGGTGTTGTTTACGCTAAAGACAACATCAAGGTCGAATATTTCGACGAGCTGGAAATGGCAACTACGCGTCAGCTGCAAGGAATTATTCCGGAGTCTCACTATCTTCGCATCAATAGCCGCAGTCGAGACGGCGCGAGTCTAACGATCTACAACGTGGGTCCGCGTGACCCAGGCACCTACTACCTTCTGCATGCGGGCAAGCTCACCAAGGTCGGAAGTCGGCAACCTCTGCTCGAGCCGGAAAATTTGGCCGAAGTGCGGTATATCGAGTATCAGGCGCGCGATGGCCGGACTATCCCCGCCTATCTGACGATTCCTAATGGCAAGCCACCATTTCCTGCGATAGTAATGCCTCACGGTGGCCCCTTTGTTTCCGAAGTGGTGGTGTACGATGAGTGGGCCCAGATGTTGGCCAACAACGGCTACATTGTGCTGCAGCCCCAGTACCGTGGATCCAAAGGATTTGGTCTGGAGCACTACACCTCGGCCTTCGTTAACGGTGGCCAGGGCGGGTACAAAATGCAGGACGATAAGGACGATGGCATGCTCTATCTGGTAGATCAGGGCTGGGCGGAAAAAGATCGTCTCGCGATGTTCGGTTGGTCGTATGGAGGCTATGCGGCCCTTGTGGCAGCTGCGCGAGATGATCAGATATACCAGTGTGTGATAGCGGGTGCTGCTGTTTCCGACAACCAGATGCAGGTGAACTATTATCGTGATCGCCTGCGCGGCGCGAGCAAGATCGAGCAGCTTGGCATGTGGGATGACAGTGTATCTCCAATCGAGCAGGCGGCGAATGTAAATGTGCCCGTCTTGCTGATCCACGGGAGTGTGGACCAGCGTGTACCGCCAGAGCATGCGGAGCGATATCGCAAGGCGCTCGACAAGAATGGTCGGGTATACAAGTACGTGGAACTGGATGGCGCCGATCATTTCAGTAACACGCTGTTCTACGAGCATCAAAAGACACTGTACGAATCAATGATCTCGTATCTCGCTTCGGATTGTGGCGAGGGGGGGCTTTAG
- the tatA gene encoding twin-arginine translocase TatA/TatE family subunit produces MGISWQQLLILLVIVLLIFGTKRLRNLGGDLGGAIKGFKKAMKEEDKKDEDSEDKEPELLEKDETSKPQQKTSSEEKQSQDK; encoded by the coding sequence ATGGGTATTAGCTGGCAACAATTACTGATCCTGCTGGTCATCGTCCTGCTGATCTTCGGCACCAAACGTCTGCGCAATCTGGGCGGCGACCTTGGGGGGGCCATCAAAGGCTTCAAGAAAGCGATGAAAGAAGAAGATAAAAAGGACGAGGATTCGGAAGACAAAGAACCGGAGCTGCTGGAAAAAGACGAAACCAGCAAGCCACAACAGAAAACGTCCAGCGAAGAAAAGCAGTCCCAGGATAAATAA
- the tatC gene encoding twin-arginine translocase subunit TatC → MSEKDQPFIEHLIEMRDRLLKTLLVVVAIFACMVPFANDIYNFVADPLQARLTEGAGMIATEVTSPFLTPFKTSFVLAFFIAIPFVLYQFWAFIAPGLYKHEKRLIAPLMISSIFLFYAGMAFAYFVVFPLIFEFFISSAHADIKVLPDIRSYLDLALKLFFAFGFAFEIPIATLLLIWSGAVTAKDLAKKRPYVIVACFAMGMLLTPPDVISQTLLAVPMWILFEIGIFFGRWVKRGKTEEAEVQ, encoded by the coding sequence ATGAGTGAAAAAGACCAGCCGTTTATCGAACACCTGATCGAAATGCGGGACCGCCTGCTGAAAACCCTGCTGGTGGTGGTGGCGATCTTTGCCTGTATGGTGCCCTTCGCCAACGATATCTACAATTTTGTAGCCGACCCGCTGCAGGCACGGTTGACCGAAGGCGCCGGCATGATTGCCACCGAGGTCACCTCCCCCTTCCTGACGCCATTTAAAACGTCATTTGTATTGGCATTTTTTATCGCGATTCCGTTTGTCCTGTACCAGTTCTGGGCGTTTATCGCCCCGGGGCTGTACAAGCATGAGAAGCGCCTGATTGCTCCGCTGATGATTTCCAGTATTTTTCTGTTCTATGCGGGAATGGCGTTTGCGTACTTTGTGGTGTTCCCACTGATCTTTGAGTTTTTCATCAGCTCGGCGCACGCGGACATCAAGGTTTTACCGGATATTCGTAGCTATCTGGATCTCGCGCTGAAACTGTTTTTTGCCTTTGGCTTTGCCTTCGAAATTCCCATCGCCACCCTGTTGCTGATCTGGAGTGGTGCGGTCACCGCGAAAGACCTGGCCAAGAAGCGCCCCTACGTGATCGTAGCGTGCTTCGCGATGGGAATGTTGCTGACGCCCCCGGATGTGATTTCCCAGACCCTGCTGGCGGTGCCCATGTGGATATTGTTCGAGATCGGTATTTTCTTCGGGCGCTGGGTAAAACGCGGCAAAACCGAAGAGGCTGAGGTGCAGTAG
- a CDS encoding phosphoribosyl-ATP diphosphatase gives MSNMLTQLDRVLRMRMQEGDAESSYVASLHRKGLNKILEKVGEEATELVLAAKDAEGKPAESEEYRAMISETADLWFHSLVMLNHLGADSREVLDELGRRFGLSGLDEKASRGQD, from the coding sequence ATGAGTAATATGCTGACACAACTGGACCGGGTGCTACGGATGCGCATGCAGGAGGGGGACGCGGAGTCCTCCTACGTGGCCAGCCTGCACCGCAAGGGCCTCAACAAGATTCTTGAGAAGGTGGGCGAAGAAGCCACCGAACTGGTGCTCGCCGCCAAGGACGCCGAAGGCAAACCGGCAGAGAGCGAAGAGTACCGTGCAATGATTTCGGAAACGGCGGACCTGTGGTTCCACTCATTGGTGATGCTCAATCACCTGGGGGCGGACTCCCGCGAAGTCCTGGATGAACTGGGACGCCGGTTTGGGCTTTCCGGGCTGGATGAAAAGGCGTCCCGGGGCCAGGACTGA
- the hisI gene encoding phosphoribosyl-AMP cyclohydrolase, which yields MSETDFTQAVSWNSDGLVPAIAQDFKTGRVLMMAWMNAESLRLTVEEGRAVYWSRSRGKLWRKGESSGHVQQVREIRLDCDGDTIVLMVEQLGGIACHTGRTSCFYQVLEEGQWQVRQPVITDPKEIYSGEK from the coding sequence GTGAGCGAAACCGATTTTACCCAGGCAGTCAGCTGGAACAGCGACGGCCTGGTGCCTGCCATCGCCCAGGACTTCAAGACCGGCCGGGTATTGATGATGGCGTGGATGAATGCCGAGTCCCTGCGCCTGACGGTGGAGGAAGGTCGCGCTGTCTACTGGTCGCGCTCCCGTGGCAAGCTATGGCGCAAGGGGGAGTCCTCTGGACATGTGCAGCAGGTGCGGGAAATTCGCCTCGACTGCGATGGCGACACCATCGTGTTGATGGTGGAGCAGCTGGGCGGCATCGCCTGCCATACCGGTCGTACCAGCTGCTTTTATCAGGTGTTGGAAGAGGGGCAGTGGCAGGTCCGCCAGCCAGTGATTACCGACCCCAAAGAGATCTATTCAGGGGAGAAATAG
- a CDS encoding alpha/beta fold hydrolase — MGKQSSPSRYPTPGRAICALIALTLLIPGQAVYANSADQPGEPCAILIHGITKDSRSMASIAAALSEAGFHTVNLDYPSRQHPIETLAEMAIPVGLNACRQANAAPLYFVTHSMGALLLRQYYEHRKTSDIARVVMLGPPNQGSRLGNFLSCIPIIKDVNGPAGKQMGVDERSLPSRLGPVKFPLGVIAGTRSFNPFFSAIISGDDDGVVGLASTYVEGICARVAYPLTHNGLAGSAQVIAQVVAFLKSGKFSGPEVENYACDKNID, encoded by the coding sequence GTGGGTAAACAAAGCAGTCCGAGCCGTTATCCGACACCTGGTCGCGCCATCTGTGCGCTGATCGCACTGACACTGCTCATCCCGGGGCAGGCGGTCTACGCAAATAGTGCGGATCAACCGGGCGAGCCCTGCGCGATTCTGATCCACGGAATTACCAAAGATTCGCGCTCAATGGCGTCGATTGCCGCAGCCCTGAGTGAAGCCGGTTTCCACACGGTCAATCTCGACTATCCGTCCCGGCAACACCCGATCGAAACCCTTGCCGAGATGGCCATTCCCGTAGGTCTGAACGCCTGCAGGCAGGCAAACGCCGCACCGCTCTACTTTGTCACCCACTCCATGGGCGCACTGTTATTACGGCAGTACTATGAGCATCGAAAAACTTCCGATATTGCCCGCGTGGTCATGCTGGGGCCGCCGAACCAGGGCAGCCGCCTGGGAAACTTTCTCTCCTGTATTCCGATCATCAAGGATGTCAATGGACCGGCGGGAAAACAGATGGGAGTGGATGAGCGGAGTTTGCCCAGCCGATTGGGCCCGGTAAAGTTTCCACTGGGCGTCATTGCCGGCACGCGTTCATTCAATCCATTTTTTTCAGCGATTATCAGTGGTGATGACGATGGGGTCGTGGGACTTGCGAGTACCTATGTGGAGGGCATCTGTGCACGCGTGGCGTATCCGTTGACGCACAATGGGTTAGCCGGCAGTGCGCAGGTCATTGCTCAAGTGGTCGCGTTTTTGAAGTCCGGGAAATTTAGTGGCCCAGAAGTGGAAAATTACGCATGTGATAAAAATATCGATTAG
- a CDS encoding ubiquinone biosynthesis accessory factor UbiJ, protein MTDPTFRAGFDATLETAINTALRYDPGSRLRLARLAGKVLAVNLTAPTLSLFLVIDDEDGEEGGYIEVHSRWSGEVTTELSGSALAFIQLLRNRDATPAKLGVTVRGSSALLAELQSILRDLDIDWEEPLAKLIGDSPAHQLGSGVRLAASWLKDALGAAPRATAEAVSEEWRMTPPQAQFEAFAEDVAAFAQGVDRLEARLALLKSKLDARGKN, encoded by the coding sequence ATGACCGACCCCACCTTCCGCGCCGGCTTCGACGCCACCCTGGAGACCGCCATCAACACTGCCTTGCGCTACGACCCGGGTAGCCGCCTGCGCCTGGCCAGGCTGGCGGGCAAGGTGCTGGCGGTAAATCTTACTGCGCCGACCCTGTCACTGTTTCTGGTCATCGACGACGAGGATGGTGAAGAAGGGGGCTATATCGAGGTCCACAGCCGCTGGAGCGGCGAGGTCACCACGGAGCTGTCGGGCTCCGCGCTGGCGTTTATCCAACTGTTGAGAAACCGCGATGCCACCCCGGCCAAACTGGGGGTGACGGTGCGTGGTTCCAGTGCCCTGTTGGCGGAGCTGCAGTCGATCCTGCGAGATCTGGACATCGACTGGGAGGAGCCGTTGGCGAAGCTGATCGGCGATTCACCGGCACACCAGCTGGGTTCAGGCGTGAGGCTGGCGGCGAGCTGGTTGAAGGATGCACTGGGTGCCGCGCCGCGGGCGACGGCGGAGGCGGTGAGTGAAGAGTGGCGCATGACACCGCCGCAGGCGCAGTTCGAGGCGTTCGCGGAAGATGTGGCCGCGTTTGCCCAGGGGGTAGATCGGCTGGAGGCGCGCCTGGCCCTGCTTAAGAGCAAGCTGGACGCGCGGGGGAAAAACTGA
- the tatB gene encoding Sec-independent protein translocase protein TatB, with amino-acid sequence MFDIGFFELLLIGVVGLVVIGPERLPDAVRTTVRWWTQIKQTLGSAKEELEREVGADDIRRELHNERVLKELRESQQAMERTFSEAERKFEQDLKAVEAQAQALKVDGDATPEPEPSEPDPEADQRRRAADYLPEEDRNAPTDEKPEEDYLPEEDEDDEDQEDPEYPEHLHDHGDPEYNPHHPDHFKHEEDEAWAEVDRLDPADPESAGPEAEDAEPAKASHNDRSTDPENKRQ; translated from the coding sequence GTGTTTGATATCGGATTTTTTGAACTGCTGTTGATCGGTGTCGTGGGCCTGGTGGTCATCGGCCCCGAGCGCCTGCCCGATGCAGTGCGGACTACCGTGCGCTGGTGGACACAGATCAAGCAGACCCTCGGCAGTGCCAAGGAAGAGCTGGAGCGGGAAGTCGGTGCCGACGATATCCGTCGCGAGCTGCACAACGAGCGTGTACTGAAAGAGCTGCGTGAGAGCCAGCAGGCCATGGAGCGCACTTTCAGTGAGGCTGAGCGCAAGTTTGAGCAGGATCTGAAAGCGGTGGAGGCACAGGCGCAGGCGTTGAAAGTCGATGGGGACGCGACCCCGGAGCCGGAACCCTCAGAGCCGGATCCCGAGGCGGATCAGCGCCGTCGCGCTGCGGACTATCTTCCTGAGGAGGACCGCAACGCGCCCACCGATGAAAAGCCCGAAGAAGATTATCTGCCGGAAGAAGACGAGGACGACGAGGATCAGGAAGACCCGGAATACCCCGAGCATTTACACGATCACGGCGACCCAGAATACAACCCACACCACCCGGATCACTTCAAGCACGAAGAAGATGAAGCCTGGGCGGAGGTCGATCGCCTGGACCCGGCAGATCCAGAATCGGCCGGCCCGGAAGCAGAGGACGCCGAGCCCGCCAAGGCGTCGCACAATGACCGTTCCACCGATCCGGAAAACAAACGTCAATGA
- a CDS encoding Ig-like domain-containing protein, translating to MYRPDSGMLVSTLKPLFFLTLCLSVAACGGGGGGSDAPSGPGGTSPTNTAPIANNDSVSVSPRETSIVIDVLANDSDADGDALTLTAVESSEFGTDPTIEGDKIRYTLKNDVRGTDRFSYTISDGTDESQATVSINIDSLLTLSGTIGESVSGIGTVTVTVGTREYQAKLDGRRFQLELPVEDDSALVAVQSEHQNTDINKGITLKSYLGTLGFLKSQANDGIVTEETVPTLYLSAAGTSASAYMEMVAGGEIHSFDVLTNSAQTLPQILVMESAIALKSLLAGDQWSEFTQLNTYDFLIDHPKAVTLAEQLEASNPEKYTTYRSQILSNSKQIKALETAPEQEFLFIDLGDLSATRATGINVQLPAADSEYGYYATHSTKSDQDNRVKVRVAGNTISIDVDGVLDSVYFYDGREECTAPEVISYTATPIKTVLSKVLDTTVFSTYQQTTQYRCDESKAIFTTAPNFLQLNNAQFGDFSAATQSTFAIGSYLDKDETIYQGPYHWQAVLVSPNANGTITQRFDFKNDYTDTGVMSLDENGRLVLAMNRGITVEYVALGTKGDGLKVLGVVRRADGSIASVGGDYLVPVTKGLRLPVPGSLVIKDQQFALLDEASKYSASGFGFEFFADGTGSQLYRSNGTYRRAISGYQWSEDTGYLDMRYFHHRNDNSDPYPSSCAEDDPDCVEYRYREIEPLAQLGSEYFVRIYQEIDYSKQRGTGEGEEVFISSYIDRFTPTP from the coding sequence ATGTACAGGCCTGATTCGGGCATGCTAGTTAGCACACTCAAACCACTCTTTTTTCTGACTCTTTGTCTTTCCGTTGCAGCCTGTGGCGGCGGTGGTGGCGGGAGCGATGCACCATCCGGTCCAGGTGGGACATCACCAACCAATACCGCCCCGATAGCAAACAATGACAGTGTCTCCGTCTCCCCCCGGGAAACGTCAATCGTGATTGATGTGCTGGCTAATGACTCCGATGCCGACGGTGACGCGCTGACTCTGACTGCGGTCGAGTCATCGGAATTCGGAACTGATCCCACGATTGAAGGCGATAAGATTCGCTACACCCTCAAAAATGACGTCCGCGGTACGGACAGGTTTTCCTACACCATAAGCGATGGCACCGATGAATCGCAGGCTACCGTCAGTATCAACATTGACTCGTTGCTGACCCTCTCCGGGACTATCGGGGAGTCAGTCAGCGGTATTGGTACCGTCACGGTTACCGTGGGCACCAGGGAATACCAGGCAAAGCTCGATGGCCGCCGGTTCCAGCTGGAGCTCCCTGTAGAAGATGACAGTGCGTTGGTCGCCGTCCAGTCGGAACACCAAAATACGGACATTAATAAAGGGATAACACTGAAGTCATATTTAGGTACTTTAGGCTTCCTGAAGTCCCAGGCAAATGATGGCATCGTCACTGAGGAAACCGTGCCAACCCTATATCTCTCTGCCGCAGGGACCAGCGCAAGCGCCTATATGGAAATGGTGGCGGGAGGTGAAATTCATTCATTCGATGTCCTGACAAATTCCGCACAAACTTTGCCGCAAATATTGGTGATGGAAAGTGCCATTGCCCTCAAATCCCTATTAGCAGGGGACCAATGGAGTGAATTCACTCAGCTCAACACCTACGACTTTTTGATAGATCATCCAAAAGCCGTGACTCTCGCTGAGCAGTTAGAAGCGAGTAACCCTGAAAAATACACGACCTATCGCAGCCAAATCCTCAGCAACTCAAAGCAAATCAAGGCGCTTGAAACAGCACCGGAGCAGGAGTTCCTGTTTATCGATCTGGGCGACCTTAGCGCTACCCGTGCGACGGGAATCAATGTTCAGTTGCCGGCCGCGGATTCGGAATACGGATATTACGCGACCCACTCGACAAAGAGCGATCAGGACAATCGCGTTAAAGTTCGTGTTGCAGGCAATACGATCTCAATTGATGTGGACGGAGTGCTGGATTCTGTTTATTTTTATGATGGCCGAGAAGAGTGTACTGCGCCTGAAGTAATCAGCTACACGGCCACACCGATCAAAACTGTATTGAGCAAGGTACTGGATACCACTGTATTTTCAACCTATCAACAAACGACTCAGTACCGTTGTGACGAAAGCAAAGCCATTTTTACCACAGCCCCCAACTTCCTCCAGCTAAACAACGCCCAGTTTGGCGATTTTTCCGCTGCCACACAAAGCACTTTTGCTATCGGTAGCTATCTCGATAAAGACGAGACGATTTATCAGGGCCCTTACCATTGGCAAGCGGTGCTCGTATCACCGAACGCAAACGGCACAATCACCCAGCGGTTTGATTTCAAAAATGACTATACCGATACCGGGGTCATGTCGCTCGACGAAAACGGGCGACTTGTGCTTGCGATGAACCGTGGTATCACGGTGGAGTATGTTGCACTAGGAACGAAAGGGGACGGGCTCAAGGTTCTGGGGGTCGTCAGGCGTGCCGATGGTTCTATCGCCTCTGTGGGCGGCGACTACCTTGTGCCCGTCACAAAAGGGTTGAGACTACCGGTTCCGGGATCACTGGTTATTAAAGATCAGCAGTTTGCACTGCTTGACGAAGCATCCAAGTACAGTGCAAGCGGTTTTGGTTTTGAGTTTTTTGCAGACGGCACTGGCTCGCAGCTGTATCGCTCCAATGGTACTTACCGACGCGCCATTTCAGGTTATCAGTGGTCGGAAGACACGGGATATCTTGACATGCGCTACTTTCATCACCGCAACGACAATTCCGATCCCTATCCTTCCAGTTGCGCTGAGGATGACCCGGATTGCGTGGAGTATCGATACCGGGAAATTGAGCCACTGGCACAGTTGGGTAGTGAATACTTTGTTCGTATCTACCAGGAGATAGATTACTCGAAGCAGCGAGGTACAGGTGAGGGAGAAGAGGTGTTTATTTCTAGTTACATCGATCGTTTCACTCCCACCCCCTGA
- the ubiB gene encoding ubiquinone biosynthesis regulatory protein kinase UbiB → MPIARSLTIARVFLRYRLNELVPAEHQPLWLRTLWAPAKLLPAGAVKDMGRGERLRRALEDLGPIFVKFGQLLSTRPDLMPPDIVQELNQLQDNVPPYPADQCIARIEASLGAPVAELFAEFEREPLASASVAQVHGARLKGENGEPGASVVVKVLRPGIDKIIQQDLELLGVIARWIQRYLPDGRRMRPVEVVEDYRHTIEGELDLVREASNGSELKRNFANSPLLYVPEVYWDYTRENVLVLERINGIPVTDLRQLRAQNTDMALLAERGVEIFFKQVFEHNFFHADMHPGNIFVSREHPQRPKYIAIDTAIVGSLTREDQYYLARNLLAMFRRDYRMVAELHVQSGWVRRDTPINAFESSIRAVCEPIFEKPLGEISFARVLISLFQTARRFDMEVQPQLVLLQKTLLNIEGLGRQLYPQLDLWKTAHPFLERWMRERIHPKTLAGEIRRYGPEWLEKFPQMPQMAFAALEQGQELGPKLQQLSEQLAGSRKRGRTRYARMIVGGLLALGAALVASPGLLAQVPVASWALGAAALALLLWP, encoded by the coding sequence GTGCCAATTGCAAGAAGCCTGACCATCGCGCGCGTGTTTCTGCGCTACCGCCTGAATGAACTGGTTCCTGCGGAACACCAGCCGCTGTGGTTGCGCACCTTGTGGGCCCCGGCAAAGCTGTTGCCGGCGGGCGCGGTAAAAGATATGGGGCGCGGCGAGCGCCTGCGCCGGGCTCTGGAAGATCTCGGACCTATTTTTGTGAAGTTCGGCCAGCTGCTGTCGACGCGCCCGGATCTGATGCCTCCGGATATCGTGCAGGAGCTGAATCAGCTGCAGGACAACGTACCCCCCTACCCTGCAGACCAGTGTATCGCGCGTATCGAAGCTTCGCTGGGGGCGCCGGTGGCGGAGCTGTTTGCCGAGTTCGAACGTGAGCCGCTGGCATCTGCGTCCGTAGCCCAGGTGCACGGGGCGCGCCTGAAAGGGGAGAATGGCGAGCCCGGTGCGTCGGTGGTGGTCAAGGTGCTGCGCCCGGGTATCGACAAGATCATCCAGCAGGACCTGGAGTTGCTGGGGGTGATTGCCCGCTGGATCCAGCGCTACCTGCCCGACGGTCGCCGCATGCGCCCGGTAGAGGTGGTGGAGGATTATCGCCATACCATCGAGGGGGAGCTGGATCTGGTGCGCGAGGCGTCCAACGGCTCGGAGCTGAAGCGCAATTTCGCCAATTCGCCACTGCTGTATGTTCCAGAGGTCTACTGGGACTACACGCGCGAAAATGTACTGGTGCTGGAGCGCATTAACGGTATTCCGGTCACGGATCTGCGGCAGCTGCGCGCCCAGAATACCGACATGGCGCTGTTGGCAGAGCGCGGTGTGGAAATTTTCTTCAAGCAGGTGTTTGAGCACAATTTTTTCCACGCAGACATGCACCCGGGGAATATCTTTGTGTCCCGAGAGCACCCGCAACGTCCCAAGTACATCGCCATCGACACCGCCATCGTCGGCAGCCTGACCCGCGAGGATCAGTACTATCTGGCGCGCAATTTGCTGGCTATGTTCCGACGGGATTACCGCATGGTGGCGGAGCTGCATGTGCAGAGTGGCTGGGTGCGCCGGGATACGCCGATCAATGCGTTTGAGTCGTCCATTCGCGCCGTGTGCGAGCCGATTTTCGAAAAGCCTCTGGGGGAAATTTCCTTTGCCCGGGTGCTTATCAGCCTGTTCCAGACCGCCCGACGGTTTGATATGGAAGTACAGCCTCAACTAGTACTTTTGCAGAAAACTTTACTCAATATAGAAGGATTAGGGCGACAGCTGTATCCTCAACTGGATCTGTGGAAAACTGCGCACCCATTCCTGGAGCGCTGGATGCGGGAACGAATTCACCCCAAGACCCTCGCCGGGGAAATTCGTCGATATGGGCCAGAATGGCTGGAAAAGTTCCCGCAAATGCCGCAAATGGCATTTGCCGCACTGGAGCAGGGGCAGGAGCTCGGGCCAAAGCTGCAGCAACTGAGCGAACAACTGGCCGGCAGCCGGAAACGGGGCCGCACGCGCTATGCGCGGATGATTGTGGGTGGGCTTCTCGCACTGGGCGCTGCTCTGGTGGCGTCCCCGGGACTGCTCGCGCAGGTACCGGTTGCCAGCTGGGCGCTGGGGGCGGCGGCGCTGGCACTGTTGCTCTGGCCCTGA
- the ubiE gene encoding bifunctional demethylmenaquinone methyltransferase/2-methoxy-6-polyprenyl-1,4-benzoquinol methylase UbiE: MTERKTTHFGYQQVPVEEKAGRVADVFHSVAARYDVMNDLMSGGIHRLWKRFTIELSAARPGQAILDIAGGTGDLTARFSRIVGPTGKVVLADINASMLKVGRDRLLDRGIAGNVETVQADAQYLPFPDNTFDCITIAFGLRNVTDKDLALRSMLRVLRPGGRLLVLEFSKPESKLLEKVYDQYSFRLLPFMGKLVADDAESYRYLAESIRMHPDQETLKGMMGEAGFVDCEFHNMTGGIVALHKGIKP, from the coding sequence ATGACGGAACGCAAAACGACCCATTTCGGCTACCAGCAGGTGCCGGTGGAAGAGAAGGCCGGACGGGTGGCGGATGTTTTTCACTCGGTGGCGGCGCGCTACGATGTGATGAATGACCTGATGTCCGGTGGTATTCACCGCCTGTGGAAGCGTTTTACCATCGAGCTGTCCGCGGCGCGTCCGGGGCAGGCGATCCTGGATATTGCCGGTGGCACCGGGGATCTGACGGCGCGTTTTTCCCGCATTGTAGGCCCTACCGGCAAGGTGGTGTTGGCGGATATCAATGCGTCGATGCTGAAGGTGGGCCGAGATCGCCTGCTGGACCGCGGGATTGCGGGCAATGTGGAGACGGTGCAGGCGGATGCCCAGTATCTGCCCTTCCCGGACAATACCTTTGACTGTATTACCATTGCCTTCGGCCTGCGCAATGTGACGGATAAGGATCTGGCGTTGCGCTCGATGTTGCGGGTGTTGAGGCCCGGTGGCCGGCTGCTGGTGTTGGAGTTTTCCAAGCCGGAGTCGAAACTGCTGGAGAAGGTGTACGATCAGTATTCTTTCCGCCTGTTACCGTTTATGGGCAAGCTGGTGGCGGACGATGCCGAAAGCTACCGCTATCTCGCTGAGAGTATCCGTATGCACCCGGATCAGGAAACCCTGAAAGGTATGATGGGCGAGGCCGGGTTTGTGGACTGCGAGTTTCACAATATGACCGGTGGTATTGTGGCTCTGCATAAAGGCATTAAGCCTTAG